The genomic DNA GTTTGACCGTCCATCTTCAACCGGGAGACACCTTTCTCGCTGAGGCCGGAGCAATGGCCTATATGTCGAGTGGCATGGAGGTGAAGACCAAACTCATGGGCGGGATCGCACAAGCACTCATTCGAAAAGTGACCGGAGGAGAATCGCTGTTCGCGGGTGAGTACAGCCACCCCAGTGGTGGGACCATCAGCTTTTCACCGTCAGTTCCCGGAAGCGTTGTCCACCGAAAACTCGACAGCGATTCCATCTTGCTGACATCAGGCTCATTCCTTGCCTGCACTCCGGGAGTGAATTTGAAAATGAAGTTCGGCGGCCTGAAAGCCCTGTTCTCTGGAGAAGGGGCATTTCAAATTGAATGCTCCGGGACCGGTGATCTCTTCTTCAATTCATACGGGGCCATTGTCGAGAAAGAAATCAATGGATCCTACACCGTCGATACGGGGCACGTTGTTGCCTGGGACCCTTCACTGGAATACTCGATTGGTGGAATGGGCAGCATGAAAAGTACGCTGTTGTCCGGGGAAGGTTTAGTGATGAAGTTCACGGGACATGGGAAAATCTACCTGCAAACCCGCACCCTCAGCGGATTGGCAGGCTGGCTCAATCCGTACCTGCGTGGTTAATAATTTCAAAACAGGCCGTTGCGAAGACTGGCTTGTGAAGTGGCGGTGACGAGTCAATCAATTCTTTTTTCACCTCTCTCTTCACCGGCAGATCGAATTTCGAAACAACGAACAGGAGAGACTTCATGAACATCGAAATGCGTGAGCGCGGTGCGTTTTGCTCAGCGCTGGTTCACCTGGAACCGGGCGAAGAGTTCGTCTCTGAAGCGGGAGCAATGTTCCGAGCTTCAGAGAACATCGACATTAACGTCACCACGAAGTCGCGAGGAAAAGGGGGCATCATGGGGGGCCTCAAGCGCCTGATGGCTGCCGAGAACTTCTTCTTCTCGACATACAAGTGCAACAACAATGAACCGGGAGAAGTCGGTCTGGCTCCGACGCTTCAAGGCGATGTCCTCGCCGTTGAGTGTGACGGACAAAACAACTGGCTTTGCACAGGAGGAAGTTACCTTGGCTCCTCTTCAGGACTAGAGGTCAACACGAAGTTTCAGGGGCTGAAAGGATTCTTGAGCGGCGAGTCGATTTCGTTCGTGGAGATTTCCGGTCAGGGGGAGTTGCTCGTCAACGCCTTCGGGAGAATTGCTGTTTTCGATATCGATGGAGAATTGACCGTCGACACTGGTCATGTGGTCGCCTTTGAAGATTCATTGACATATGAACCTCGCAAGGCGGCTTCAAGCTGGATTCAATCGTACTTTTCAGGTGAAGGGATCGTGCTGAACTTCTCCGGGAAAGGCCAAATACTTGTGCAATCCCACAACCCGAAAGAATTCGGCGGCGTGCTCGGAAGCATGCTTCCTCCCCGAAAATAGTCTCCGCTCAGGTCTCTATTCAGGTCTCCGTCTCTGCCCGTCGCTGCTGATTCAGGTGAAAGACTTTCCATCATGAACTATGAAATTCTCGCTCAACCAAGTTACAGCTTACTGGAAGTTCAACTTGAGCCGAATGAAAAAATCGTTTCCGAAGCTGGAGCGATGGCCTGGATGAGTTCCAACATTAAAACCACGACATCCAGCCGAGGCGGGATGATGGCGGGTTTGAAACGTGCCGTCCTTTCGGGTGAAAGTTTCTTCCAGAACACTTACGAAGCAGAGAACGAAGCAGGCTCGATCGGCCTCGCCCCCGGAACCGCCGGGGACATCATCGCTCATGAGATGGATGGAGAACTCTATCTCGAAGCGGGGGCGTTTTTAGCATCAACTCCAGATGTTGTCTGCGATTCCAAATTCCAGGGACTGAAGGGACTTCTGGGAGAGGGGATGTTCACGCTTCGAATTTCGGGAACCGGAATGCTCTTCTTCAATGCTTACGGCGATATTGAAGAGATCGAAGTCGACGGTTCTTACACTGTGGATAACGGTTTTGCAGTCGCCTGGGACCCGAGCTTACAGTATTCAATTACCAGGTCGAAGAAGATTCGCTCATTCCTGTTTGCGGATCAACTCTTGATGAACTTCACCGGGAAAGGTCGCCTCTGGGTGCAATCGCGCAGCCCTCGCACACTCTCAAACTGGGTCCATCCTTTCCGCGCCGTAGAATCGAAGAGTTAAACATTTCAATTCTTGTCGAGCCCATGAAAGTCCCATTCATGGCTTTATAGATCGTCTGCCAAGAGACAGAACAGCAATTTCGCAGGTCAGTTTTTTCTCAACCGCCTACGTCTGCGGAAAGAATCAGGACTTCGTCTCCCTCGCGAAGTGGAGTCGAGACGTCTCTTGTAAACTGAACTCCGTTGATTGAAAGCAGACACTCCGATGATAGCTGACCTTCATCGACGCACGCTTGAGTGAATTCCGGAACCTCCCGCACCAAAGCGTTCAACATCTCAGTCACATTCCCTGCTTCGACATGCGTGAACGGGACTTTTGCCTTGAGTCTGGGGACACCAAAGAATTCGACTTTGATTTGGGGCATTACACAACTCGCTTTGCCAGCCACTGAATCAACTCTTTTGAAATCTCTGTTTTTGAACCGGACCAGGACTGTTCGGTCTCCCCACTTGCATTGATCAGCTCTACGGAATTCGAATCTGCACCGATCGCACTGGGATGATTGAGAACGATCAGATCACAATTTTTGCGTCGCAACTTCTGGAGCGCGTTTTCCCGAGGATTTTGTGCCTCTAATGCAAACCCAACGACCCAGCGTTTCTGCTTCTTCGCTCCCAGTTCCGCCAGAACATCATCGGTTTCGATCATTTCAAGTTGAACGGGATCACCTGTTTTTGAAATTTTCCCGGTGACTCGCTCCTTCGGTTTGTAGTCGCACACAGCTGCGGTCGCGATGACACCATCACAACTTCCAAACAGCTCAACCGAAGCGTTTCGCATCTCTTCCGTCGTGACAACCGAATGGAACTCGCAACCGGACGGCGGACGAAGGTCTACAATTCCGCTCACCAGAACCATATCCCAGCCAAGCTCCAACCCGGCACGAACGATGGCGTAACCCATCTTCCCGCTGCTGGCATTTGAAAGGTAACGGACATCGTCCAAGTACTCTCGTGTGGGCCCCGCAGTCACCAGTACGCGCATGGAATTCCCTCTGGGTTTGGTGAGTTGTTGAATATCCGTTTGATAAATCAAGTTATGGTTGCTCGCCCTCTTCGGCTTCGGGGGAATTGTCTCCAGCATCATCGAGAATATAGGGCCATTGCAACTGAAAACGAGTTCCACGCCCCAATTCACTTTCAACAGTGATTTCGCCTCCATGTTCCTGGAGCACTTTTCGGCTTACAGAAAGTCCCAGCCCAGTTCCCGCAGAGCCTTTGCTGGACTCAAACAGACTGAAAAGTTTCGGAAGGTCAACGGGATCAATCCCGGTTCCGTTATCAGTAATATCAAGATAATAAAGTTCTTCCGAGGGGGAGAATCGGCAGGAGATTGAAATCCGTGGTTGCGGCTGATCCTCCAATGCATCGACGGCATTGATGATCAAGTTCAAGATCGCCCGATGAAAACCCTCGGGGTCGATCATTGACTCGGGAATCCCGTCATCAATGTCGATCTTAAGCTGAACTCCACGGTCAGCGAGCCGCTGCTGCATGAGCTCAGCGACATCCTCAACGACCGACTTGATCGACGTCATTTCCAATTTCGGATCACGCTCCTTACTGAAGGTCAGCATGTCCATGACAAGATTATAAATTCGCTCCTGATTTCTTTCGACAATCGTCCAACCTTTTTGGATCAACTCTTTATTTTCATCTTTCAAACCCATATCGACCAGGTATCCGCCACCTCGGACACCTTGCAAAATATTCTTGATATGGTGACTCATAATGGCCACAGTTTGCCCCACAGCTGCAAGTCTCTCAGCGGTGATCATTGAATCCTGATACCGGAAATTTTCGATTGCGAGTGCGGACTGTCGCCCAATTGCTAAAAGCAGACGGAGCAACTGATCGTTGAACTGTCCCCGCTGAGGATCTTCAAATTGCAATGGCGAGTTGGTTGTATCGACATAGATCACGCCCATGAGCTCGTATCGCCCATGCATTGGAGCACACATCACTTCGCGGATGCCTGCCTTCAAAATGCTTTGCCCACCATCGAAGCGGCTGTCATGCTGAGCATCGGATGTGCGAACCCCCTGACCATTTTGAATCACATACTCAACGACTGTCGTTGAGATGGGCATTCGCTCATCGACGTTGACACCGGGGCGATGAGAAACAACGCTCGGTTCAATGCGATCGGTCTTGCTATCGGTGACAAGCATACAGCCGCGGTCGGCTCCAACGGACTCCAATGTTAAATCCAAGATGCGACGCAGCAGTTCGTCGCGCGACGCAGTTGGACGGACGACCTCTTCGGTGATTTGATACAGCAGTTGCAGATTTGCACCTGCTTGCCCCCAATGACCGGCGATCCCGACTCCTTCAGAGCGAGCCTGACCGACAATGCGTGAACGATCATCAGCTGCGTGATCTGGGACAAGATTGATACGCGCGCTGGCTGCTTCAAGTTCCTCTTTGTGCTCTGAAGAGAAGAGCAGGATAGTCCGTCCTAACTGAATTTGGTCGCCCTGCTGGAGTATGGACGACTCCACCAGCTTTCCGTTGACGAAGGTTCCGTTGGAACTATTTTTGTCGACAATTCGCCAGGAATCCTCTTCGTAAGAGAAAACGGCATGCTGACGGGACATTTCCGTATCGAGAATTCTGGCATCGTTGTGGACTCCGCGTCCAACGCTCAGCGGTGCAACACCCAAGTCGATGCGACTTCCCTGGTCCGGTCCCTGAATGACCAGTAATGTCGCTTCCGGCACAATAGCACCTCACCTTGCAGGCTCACTGAGCCAAAATTCAGTCTAGAGTCTTATCGTTAACAGGTGTGCAAATGACACTCACCGTAACTTCGAAATCTGAAATCAGGATACGCCACGCACATGATGAGTGGGGCACACGGGATGTGCACCCCTTCGGTTTTTGGAACTCCTATTTCCAGTACTTCTGAGTGACCCAGAAAGTTGTTGCAGTCAAGCAGACTGCTGCCAATCCAAACGACAGCATGGGGGGATACCAAGCCAGTTTCAATTTCAATGTTGGTGAGAAGAATGGTAAAAACACCGGCAACATTGGGATGATGGCACTCCAACAAATAAACAGAATGCCGTACTGCCTGCGTTCTTTCTTCTCTTCCGGAGAGAGCTGAGAAAACGATTGAGCTCCCGAGGATTTCTTTGAGGACTTGGAAGACTTCTTACCGGTTCCGGATTGCTGGACCGCGTCCATGTTTTCCGAGGAAATCTTGGCTTCGTCTCGCATTCCAGGTGCATAATACTTAGCAATCGCCTGCTGAATCGCCCGAGGCGGAACAATCACCGGACGAACAGGAACGCCAGCTCGCAAACGTAAATCGTCTTCGATTTCGTGCTCGATCTCATCGACACAGGCGACAAGTAATTGACCATCATCAACGAAGAGTGGGATGAACGAATTCCGTTTCACCATCGATCGAGCGACAAGATCAAGTGCATCGTCTTCGGGAAGCATGTCGTCTAAATCGACATACGAGTAGCCCAACTGAACCGCCAGTGCCTGTGCTGCCTTTGTCGAATTGACGAGCTTCATTTGCACGACAGCATCACGATGTGTCAGTCCCCGTCGAGATGCAAAATCTTCCACTTCTGATTTTTGCTCGCGTGAAAGATCATCCTGGCTGACGAGAACATCCAACAGCGGTTGTCGACCAAACTCATCGACTTCGGCATCGAACTCGCGTCCCAGTCCTTCGTCGTACTCTCTTTTGCGAACGCTGTCAGTCAGGCAAAGCATTGCCTTCGCCATCTCGTTCAGCAAGTCTTGAGACTGAACGGAATACTGACCAGTTGCATATTTCCGAACGTGCGCATTGAGTTTCTTGTAATGAGCGCGGATTTTTTCCACGTCATCTTCGAAGCGAGCAACTCGCAACAATTCGTAGTGATCGGGTGGGCGCGGTCCTTCGGGGATTCCCAACCATTCCTTATAAAAATCCATCGATGCCTGCTCTCAATTCATCTGTAGTGATACACAATTCCGGCAACAGCTCTACTCAACCTGGTAGTCGCCAGCCAATGTTTGGAATGCGTCAACGTTTTCATTCGTCAAACCAGAGTCGCGGACAATTTCAGTTTTCGCGGCCGTGTTTCCGGTCAACTCGACAGCCGTGGCAGAGAATCGACCATTCTTATCATAGCTGTAGGAGATCTCAACAGGTGAACCCGATGGTAAATTAGGCGGGAGGTTTACGATACGGAAATCGCCAATCGTTGTGCAGGCATCCGGATCGGTAGCGTCTCCTTCCAAGATACAAACATGAACCCGCTGTTGATTCTCTTTATTCGTTTTGAATCGTTGCTTCACTTCGACTGGCAGCGAAGTGTTCTTAGGAATCATGATGTGATTAATTTTGCGAGTCTTATCCTGCGGGTCGCTGATTTTAACCCCCAGTGAGTGCGAGTTCACATCCGTCGCAGTGACCGATCGCAACCGATTGATGACCGCTTTACCAAGACGAGAATCGCCACCGGTGGCACGTGCTTCGAGGAGAGCAGCGTGGATTGCAGCTCCTTGCGAAACGGCTTCTTCCGGACTGACATCTCTGGACGGTTCAAGACCAGTGACATCACGCAGCATTGTTTCCACAACCGGCATGTATGTTGAACCACCAACAAGGACCAACTCATCGAGTTCCCCTTTACCCACGCCTGCCTGTTGCATCACCAACTCGGTGGTGTCACGAGTTCGCTGCATTAAGTCGCCAGTGAGACGCTCGAAATCTCCGCGAGTCAAAGCGATGGTAACGTTCTTGCCTTTGTAGTACGCACTGATCGGGATCTGTGCCCGTTCGCTCAAATCGCGTTTGGCCTGCTCACATTCCTGAGTGAGTTGCATGAGCGTCTCGGGATCTTCACGCGGATCGAGATCATACTTCGTATGAAACTCTTCAGCGATGTGATCGACAACACGTCGACTCCAGTCGAGGCCGCCGAGCATCACGTCTCCGTCAGTCGCGAGCACTTTGAATGACGTCGCGGTGTAGCGAACGACAGTCACGTCGAACGTTCCTCCACCCAGGTCGTAAACCATAATCGTCCGTTCGCCCTCGAAGGCGTCGGGGCGACCGAGGTGACCTTTTTGCCAGGCGTAGGCCAGTGTGGCAGCGGTCGGTTCGTTGATGATATCAATGACGTTCAACCCGGCAATTTTTCCGGCATCCTGCGTCGCTTTGCGGCGTACATCATTGAAGTAGTAAGGAACAGTAATAACAGCATTGGCGATTGGACCAATCGATTTCTCTGCATCCTGCTTGAGCTTCTTGATGATCAACGCTGAGAGAAACTCAGGAGTCAATTTTTTGTCCTGATAAACAACAAAGTAATCTTTGTTACCCATCTGGCGTTTGATGGCCTCGACGATGTTTCGAGGATTTTCAATCGACATCCGCTCGTAAGTCGGTCCGACGATCACTTTGCCTTCTTCACTGAGAATGACGACAGAAGGTGTGATTGTTGACCCGTCGGCGTTTTCGACTGCTTGAGGATTTCCTTCTGGATCCAGCTGTGCGATTGCTGAATAGGTGGTTCCGAGATCAATTCCAACTGTTTGGCCTGGTTGAATTTCCATAGTCTTACCTTTTGTCGAATTTCGTCGATGCAATATGTACGGGTGACTCTGTGCCGAAGTTTCGTTGTGACATGTCTGATTGGCGAAAGACGATCTCATCCCGGACGGGAAGAATTGAGATTGCTGATCTGTTTAAGCGTTTATTCTTACGCTGCCCGGGACATCGTTCAAGCGAGCATGTCGGAATCCTGCCCAGATGTTGCGAGAAAGATCGCTGAGCAAAGGATACGAGTCGGTTTCCAGCGAGTTTCCCAGTCCTGTCAGCCAAAACTTGTCGCCGCAAGATCCTGGAAAGTCCTTGGTTCCAAATCATTAACAACGGAAACCTCTGATTTCGTGACAGTTCCTGACCTTGCTGTTTCCTTTTGCCCCATCATCACTCGTCATTCGGTGATTGAATTGCCAGCACTCCCTGATTGATCACCACTTCTGATACGTTTTTCAAAACCCGGCTAAGCGTTTCGGCCGTAAACCATTAAAGTAATATCATCATTTTGCGGGCGACCATCAGCATGCTTTCGGACATCTTCCCGAATCGCTTTTCCGAGTTCCTCAACATCTGCTGAACTGTTGCTTATGAATTCTCTCAACCGATCCATTCCGTAAAGTTCGCTTTTGTGGTTCATCGCTTCGCTCACTCCATCAGTAAACAAAACAACTGTCTCCCCCGGCTCGAGAGTCCGCGAACGAGTCTCAAACGGATACCCTTCCAAGACTCCGATCGGCAGGCCAATCGATTCGTCATCGAACTCTTCGACAGTGCCATCAGGCTTACGGAAAATGGGAGACATATGCCCCGAATTCACAACTGAGATTGTGTGATTTTCGGTATCCAGAATGGTAAGAA from Thalassoglobus polymorphus includes the following:
- a CDS encoding TIGR00266 family protein produces the protein MNFDFEGNPDYGSLTVHLQPGDTFLAEAGAMAYMSSGMEVKTKLMGGIAQALIRKVTGGESLFAGEYSHPSGGTISFSPSVPGSVVHRKLDSDSILLTSGSFLACTPGVNLKMKFGGLKALFSGEGAFQIECSGTGDLFFNSYGAIVEKEINGSYTVDTGHVVAWDPSLEYSIGGMGSMKSTLLSGEGLVMKFTGHGKIYLQTRTLSGLAGWLNPYLRG
- a CDS encoding TIGR00266 family protein; translation: MNIEMRERGAFCSALVHLEPGEEFVSEAGAMFRASENIDINVTTKSRGKGGIMGGLKRLMAAENFFFSTYKCNNNEPGEVGLAPTLQGDVLAVECDGQNNWLCTGGSYLGSSSGLEVNTKFQGLKGFLSGESISFVEISGQGELLVNAFGRIAVFDIDGELTVDTGHVVAFEDSLTYEPRKAASSWIQSYFSGEGIVLNFSGKGQILVQSHNPKEFGGVLGSMLPPRK
- a CDS encoding TIGR00266 family protein translates to MNYEILAQPSYSLLEVQLEPNEKIVSEAGAMAWMSSNIKTTTSSRGGMMAGLKRAVLSGESFFQNTYEAENEAGSIGLAPGTAGDIIAHEMDGELYLEAGAFLASTPDVVCDSKFQGLKGLLGEGMFTLRISGTGMLFFNAYGDIEEIEVDGSYTVDNGFAVAWDPSLQYSITRSKKIRSFLFADQLLMNFTGKGRLWVQSRSPRTLSNWVHPFRAVESKS
- a CDS encoding MoaD/ThiS family protein; the encoded protein is MPQIKVEFFGVPRLKAKVPFTHVEAGNVTEMLNALVREVPEFTQACVDEGQLSSECLLSINGVQFTRDVSTPLREGDEVLILSADVGG
- a CDS encoding phosphopantothenoylcysteine decarboxylase domain-containing protein encodes the protein MRVLVTAGPTREYLDDVRYLSNASSGKMGYAIVRAGLELGWDMVLVSGIVDLRPPSGCEFHSVVTTEEMRNASVELFGSCDGVIATAAVCDYKPKERVTGKISKTGDPVQLEMIETDDVLAELGAKKQKRWVVGFALEAQNPRENALQKLRRKNCDLIVLNHPSAIGADSNSVELINASGETEQSWSGSKTEISKELIQWLAKRVV
- a CDS encoding ATP-binding protein, whose translation is MPEATLLVIQGPDQGSRIDLGVAPLSVGRGVHNDARILDTEMSRQHAVFSYEEDSWRIVDKNSSNGTFVNGKLVESSILQQGDQIQLGRTILLFSSEHKEELEAASARINLVPDHAADDRSRIVGQARSEGVGIAGHWGQAGANLQLLYQITEEVVRPTASRDELLRRILDLTLESVGADRGCMLVTDSKTDRIEPSVVSHRPGVNVDERMPISTTVVEYVIQNGQGVRTSDAQHDSRFDGGQSILKAGIREVMCAPMHGRYELMGVIYVDTTNSPLQFEDPQRGQFNDQLLRLLLAIGRQSALAIENFRYQDSMITAERLAAVGQTVAIMSHHIKNILQGVRGGGYLVDMGLKDENKELIQKGWTIVERNQERIYNLVMDMLTFSKERDPKLEMTSIKSVVEDVAELMQQRLADRGVQLKIDIDDGIPESMIDPEGFHRAILNLIINAVDALEDQPQPRISISCRFSPSEELYYLDITDNGTGIDPVDLPKLFSLFESSKGSAGTGLGLSVSRKVLQEHGGEITVESELGRGTRFQLQWPYILDDAGDNSPEAEEGEQP
- a CDS encoding GspE/PulE/PilB domain-containing protein, yielding MDFYKEWLGIPEGPRPPDHYELLRVARFEDDVEKIRAHYKKLNAHVRKYATGQYSVQSQDLLNEMAKAMLCLTDSVRKREYDEGLGREFDAEVDEFGRQPLLDVLVSQDDLSREQKSEVEDFASRRGLTHRDAVVQMKLVNSTKAAQALAVQLGYSYVDLDDMLPEDDALDLVARSMVKRNSFIPLFVDDGQLLVACVDEIEHEIEDDLRLRAGVPVRPVIVPPRAIQQAIAKYYAPGMRDEAKISSENMDAVQQSGTGKKSSKSSKKSSGAQSFSQLSPEEKKERRQYGILFICWSAIIPMLPVFLPFFSPTLKLKLAWYPPMLSFGLAAVCLTATTFWVTQKYWK
- a CDS encoding Hsp70 family protein; protein product: MEIQPGQTVGIDLGTTYSAIAQLDPEGNPQAVENADGSTITPSVVILSEEGKVIVGPTYERMSIENPRNIVEAIKRQMGNKDYFVVYQDKKLTPEFLSALIIKKLKQDAEKSIGPIANAVITVPYYFNDVRRKATQDAGKIAGLNVIDIINEPTAATLAYAWQKGHLGRPDAFEGERTIMVYDLGGGTFDVTVVRYTATSFKVLATDGDVMLGGLDWSRRVVDHIAEEFHTKYDLDPREDPETLMQLTQECEQAKRDLSERAQIPISAYYKGKNVTIALTRGDFERLTGDLMQRTRDTTELVMQQAGVGKGELDELVLVGGSTYMPVVETMLRDVTGLEPSRDVSPEEAVSQGAAIHAALLEARATGGDSRLGKAVINRLRSVTATDVNSHSLGVKISDPQDKTRKINHIMIPKNTSLPVEVKQRFKTNKENQQRVHVCILEGDATDPDACTTIGDFRIVNLPPNLPSGSPVEISYSYDKNGRFSATAVELTGNTAAKTEIVRDSGLTNENVDAFQTLAGDYQVE